One segment of Labrus mixtus chromosome 10, fLabMix1.1, whole genome shotgun sequence DNA contains the following:
- the hnrnph1 gene encoding heterogeneous nuclear ribonucleoprotein H isoform X2: MADEGYVVRIRGLPWSCSVDEVQRFFSDCKVITNGGGIHFTYTREGRPSGEAFVELETEEDLKIAVKKDRETMGHRYVEVFKSNNVEMDWVMKHTGPNCPETAGDGLVRLRGLPFGCSKEEIVQFFSGLEIVPNGITLPVDIQGRSTGEAFVQFASQDIAEKALKKHKERIGHRYIEIFKSSRAEVRTHYEPQRKPMGMQRPGPYDRPSGGRGYNMMGRGGSYDRMRRGGYGGGVSDGRYGDSGSSFQSTTGHCVHMRGLPYRATETDIYNFFSPLNPVRVHIEIGPDGRVTGEADVEFATHEDAVAAMSKDKANMQHRYVELFLNSTAGGSNGAYGSQMMGGMGSQSSYSGGQLSSGYSSGYSSQGNMGGYSDYSE; this comes from the exons ATGGCTGATGAGGGATATGTGGTACGCATCAGGGGTCTACCTTGGTCCTGCTCAGTTGATGAAGTACAGAGATTTTTTTCAG attGCAAAGTCATCACTAATGGAGGGGGCATCCACTTCACCTACACAAGAGAGGGCCGTCCAAGTGGAGAGGCGTTTGTTGAGTTGGAGACGGAGGAAGACTTGAAGATTGCAGTGAAGAAGGACAGAGAAACGATGGGTCACAGATATGTCGAGG TTTTTAAATCCAACAATGTCGAGATGGACTGGGTTATGAAGCACACTGGTCCAAATTGTCCAGAAACAGCAGGAGACGGGCTGGTCCGGCTTCGGGGGCTTCCTTTTGGTTGCAGCAAAGAGGAGATAGTACAATTTTTCTCAG GGTTGGAAATCGTGCCAAATGGGATAACATTGCCGGTGGACATCCAGGGGAGGAGTACGGGGGAGGCCTTCGTGCAGTTTGCTTCACAGGATATAGCTGAAAAGGCtctaaagaaacacaaggaaagAATAGGGCACAG GTACATTGAGATCTTCAAGAGTAGCCGCGCTGAGGTGCGGACCCATTATGAACCCCAGAGAAAGCCAATGGGCATGCAGAGACCTGGCCCTTACGACAGGCCCTCTGGCGGTCGCGGCTACAACATGATGGGCCGAGGGGGATCCTATGACAGAATGCGCCGTGGAGGCTACGGAGGAG GTGTATCAGATGGGCGGTATGGCGATAGCGGCTCCTCCTTCCAGAGCACAACAGGCCACTGTGTCCACATGAGGGGCCTGCCGTACAGAGCCACAGAAACGGACATCTACAAT TTCTTCTCGCCATTGAATCCAGTGCGGGTTCATATTGAGATTGGACCTGATGGCAGAGTAACCGGGGAGGCAGATGTGGAGTTTGCCACACACGAGGATGCTGTGGCAGCCATGTCAAAAGACAAAGCCAACATGC AGCACCGCTATGTGGAGCTGTTCTTGAATTCAACCGCAGGTGGGAGTAATGGAGCCTACGGCAGCCAAATGATGGGTGGCATGG GGAGTCAATCGTCTTATAGCGGTGGTCAGCTGAGCTCGGGGTACTCGAGTGGATACAGCAGCCAGGGCAACATGGGGGGCTACAGTGACTACAGTGA GTAA
- the hnrnph1 gene encoding heterogeneous nuclear ribonucleoprotein H isoform X1 produces the protein MADEGYVVRIRGLPWSCSVDEVQRFFSDCKVITNGGGIHFTYTREGRPSGEAFVELETEEDLKIAVKKDRETMGHRYVEVFKSNNVEMDWVMKHTGPNCPETAGDGLVRLRGLPFGCSKEEIVQFFSGLEIVPNGITLPVDIQGRSTGEAFVQFASQDIAEKALKKHKERIGHRYIEIFKSSRAEVRTHYEPQRKPMGMQRPGPYDRPSGGRGYNMMGRGGSYDRMRRGGYGGGVSDGRYGDSGSSFQSTTGHCVHMRGLPYRATETDIYNFFSPLNPVRVHIEIGPDGRVTGEADVEFATHEDAVAAMSKDKANMQHRYVELFLNSTAGGSNGAYGSQMMGGMGSQSSYSGGQLSSGYSSGYSSQGNMGGYSDYSNQGGMGSSYYGGGGGGGSRGSMNGLGGGWGM, from the exons ATGGCTGATGAGGGATATGTGGTACGCATCAGGGGTCTACCTTGGTCCTGCTCAGTTGATGAAGTACAGAGATTTTTTTCAG attGCAAAGTCATCACTAATGGAGGGGGCATCCACTTCACCTACACAAGAGAGGGCCGTCCAAGTGGAGAGGCGTTTGTTGAGTTGGAGACGGAGGAAGACTTGAAGATTGCAGTGAAGAAGGACAGAGAAACGATGGGTCACAGATATGTCGAGG TTTTTAAATCCAACAATGTCGAGATGGACTGGGTTATGAAGCACACTGGTCCAAATTGTCCAGAAACAGCAGGAGACGGGCTGGTCCGGCTTCGGGGGCTTCCTTTTGGTTGCAGCAAAGAGGAGATAGTACAATTTTTCTCAG GGTTGGAAATCGTGCCAAATGGGATAACATTGCCGGTGGACATCCAGGGGAGGAGTACGGGGGAGGCCTTCGTGCAGTTTGCTTCACAGGATATAGCTGAAAAGGCtctaaagaaacacaaggaaagAATAGGGCACAG GTACATTGAGATCTTCAAGAGTAGCCGCGCTGAGGTGCGGACCCATTATGAACCCCAGAGAAAGCCAATGGGCATGCAGAGACCTGGCCCTTACGACAGGCCCTCTGGCGGTCGCGGCTACAACATGATGGGCCGAGGGGGATCCTATGACAGAATGCGCCGTGGAGGCTACGGAGGAG GTGTATCAGATGGGCGGTATGGCGATAGCGGCTCCTCCTTCCAGAGCACAACAGGCCACTGTGTCCACATGAGGGGCCTGCCGTACAGAGCCACAGAAACGGACATCTACAAT TTCTTCTCGCCATTGAATCCAGTGCGGGTTCATATTGAGATTGGACCTGATGGCAGAGTAACCGGGGAGGCAGATGTGGAGTTTGCCACACACGAGGATGCTGTGGCAGCCATGTCAAAAGACAAAGCCAACATGC AGCACCGCTATGTGGAGCTGTTCTTGAATTCAACCGCAGGTGGGAGTAATGGAGCCTACGGCAGCCAAATGATGGGTGGCATGG GGAGTCAATCGTCTTATAGCGGTGGTCAGCTGAGCTCGGGGTACTCGAGTGGATACAGCAGCCAGGGCAACATGGGGGGCTACAGTGACTACA GTAACCAGGGCGGCATGGGAAGCAGTTACTATGGCGGCGGCggtggaggaggaagcagaggcTCTATGAATGGACTGGGCGGGGGATGGGGAATGTAA